The Hevea brasiliensis isolate MT/VB/25A 57/8 chromosome 1, ASM3005281v1, whole genome shotgun sequence genome has a window encoding:
- the LOC110653162 gene encoding uncharacterized protein LOC110653162, with product MICSRRILFAGYAALLFLVLILQGCYARTSNNCTTSCGNIHNISYPFRLKTDPESCGHKEYELTCENNLPVAYLDSAKYYVESINYNNYTIRVVDAGVQKDNCSSIPRHSLNTFYNSYWEIPYFGWPQVVSYEKEYYQSLIFVNCEDQVQSSPLYVDASSCINNSGHWYVMVGSTNLSDLADSCRIEQIAMTSIMPKEVKNISYKDLHRIMSYGFELSWFYGCCDNYKENLCNLPDYFMSYCES from the exons ATGATTTGTAGTCGAAGGATCCTTTTTGCTGGATATGCAGCTCTTCTTTTTCTGGTGCTGATTCTCCAAGGTTGCTACGCTAGAACAAGCAACAACTGCACCACATCTTGTGGCAATATCCACAACATTAGCTACCCTTTTCGATTGAAAACCGATCCTGAAAGCTGCGGCCACAAAGAGTATGAACTTACTTGTGAAAACAACCTTCCAGTAGCATACTTGGATTCGGCAAAATATTACGTTGAGTCTATCAATTACAATAACTACACAATTCGAGTGGTGGATGCCGGTGTCCAAAAGGATAATTGCTCCTCCATCCCTCGCCATTCTTTGAATACATTCTATAACAGTTATTGGGAAATTCCATACTTCGGTTGGCCACAAGTAGTCTCCTATGAGAAGGAATACTATCAGAGCTTAATTTTCGTAAACTGTGAAGATCAAGTACAGAGTTCTCCACTTTATGTGGATGCTTCTTCTTGCATCAATAATTCTGGTCATTGGTATGTAATGGTTGGGTCCACAAATTTATCGGATTTGGCGGACTCGTGCCGAATAGAGCAGATAGCTATGACATCTATAATGCCGAAAGAAGTGAAGAACATTTCATATAAGGATCTTCACCGCATTATGTCATACGGATTTGAGCTTTCATGGTTTTACGGTTGCTGTGACAACTATAAGGAAAACCTCTGCAACCTACCGGATTATTTCATGAGCTATTGCG AATCTTAA